From Gemmatimonadaceae bacterium, the proteins below share one genomic window:
- a CDS encoding calcium/sodium antiporter gives MSSPVATLVLIAGIALLGLGADVLIRGAVTIAKSLRISAAVIGLTIVSMGTSLPELTVSIAAALRGSSDLALGNAIGSNLFNIGVVLGISAVILPMRVHGSAVRLEWPFMFLASFQLLMLARDGQLDRLEGGFFVTGLALFTWYAVLIGRKAVSGEEASDLEYEVTRRAPLAHLRSLGGALGLIAAGVALLVVGGDLLVRGATVLARAFGMTERMIALTVVAMGTGAPEAFTSIVAARRGQSEIALGNVIGSNIFNILGILGVTAMVRPLTVSAPILHGDLWWMLGLSLLLFPIMRSKGEITRFEGAVLLVAYGTYLGLTAFIH, from the coding sequence ATGTCCTCCCCCGTCGCCACCCTCGTCTTGATCGCCGGCATCGCTCTCTTGGGGCTCGGCGCCGACGTCCTCATCCGTGGCGCGGTGACCATCGCCAAGTCGCTGCGCATCTCGGCGGCCGTCATCGGGTTGACCATCGTGTCGATGGGCACTTCCCTGCCCGAACTGACCGTCAGCATCGCGGCCGCCCTTCGCGGCAGTTCGGATCTCGCGCTGGGCAACGCGATCGGCTCCAATCTCTTCAACATCGGCGTGGTACTGGGCATCTCGGCCGTCATCCTGCCGATGCGCGTCCACGGCAGCGCGGTGCGGCTGGAGTGGCCGTTCATGTTCCTCGCCTCGTTCCAGCTGCTGATGCTGGCCCGCGACGGACAGCTCGACCGGCTGGAAGGCGGATTCTTCGTCACCGGCCTCGCGTTGTTCACCTGGTACGCCGTGTTGATCGGCCGGAAGGCAGTCTCGGGCGAGGAGGCCTCGGACTTGGAGTACGAGGTGACGCGGCGCGCGCCGCTGGCGCATCTCCGTTCGCTCGGCGGTGCCCTTGGGCTTATTGCGGCCGGCGTGGCGCTCTTGGTCGTGGGCGGCGACCTCCTTGTGCGTGGCGCCACCGTGTTGGCACGCGCGTTCGGGATGACCGAGCGCATGATCGCACTCACCGTAGTGGCGATGGGCACCGGCGCTCCGGAAGCCTTCACCAGCATCGTCGCGGCGCGCCGTGGCCAGAGCGAGATCGCACTGGGCAACGTCATCGGCTCGAACATCTTCAACATCCTCGGCATTCTCGGCGTGACCGCCATGGTGCGGCCGCTGACCGTCTCCGCGCCGATTCTGCACGGCGACCTCTGGTGGATGCTGGGCCTCTCGCTGCTGCTCTTCCCCATCATGCGCAGCAAGGGAGAGATCACGCGCTTCGAGGGCGCGGTGTTGCTGGTCGCCTACGGCACTTATCTGGGCCTGACCGCGTTCATTCACTAG